A genomic segment from Streptomyces sp. NBC_00459 encodes:
- a CDS encoding right-handed parallel beta-helix repeat-containing protein translates to MSLRTISRGLLVAVCLLTGATACTGSSPRGSGGAAPASVVRVPQDTDSLQEAVDRVGEGGLVLVSPGVYRESVTVSKARVVLRGLDRSRVVVDGEFERANGITVTGAGSVVENLTVRDHLANGVLFTGVTDESALRAGRAGGSAYDPLDTVRFPPLKGFRASYVTAYNNALYGIYAFDARSGIIEHSYASGHADSGIYVGQCRPCDTVVRHNTVEHNAVGLEVTNASERLYLLGNRARRNRVGLTLNSNDLEALGPQHGAIVAGNALTDNNDDASPEQADGGFGIGVGAGGGRANVIERNLISGNRAAGVLLSDVQGYPARANTVRANRVTANGTDLVLATGTPAGNCFTGNGESLTSPARLPRETRCGKGTRGAAPAEPDTGLVRDPLGHPSPVQAPPGVSFQDVPAPPGQQQMPAAATTPARAAVGLPGKVNPQEFSLPGAD, encoded by the coding sequence GTGTCCCTGCGAACCATCTCCCGGGGCCTGCTCGTAGCCGTCTGCCTCCTCACCGGCGCCACCGCCTGTACGGGTTCCTCGCCCCGGGGCTCCGGCGGGGCCGCGCCGGCCTCGGTGGTCCGGGTGCCGCAGGACACCGACTCCCTTCAGGAAGCGGTCGACCGGGTCGGTGAGGGCGGTCTCGTGCTGGTGTCACCCGGCGTCTACCGGGAGAGCGTGACCGTCTCGAAGGCGCGGGTCGTGCTGCGTGGCCTGGACCGCTCCCGGGTGGTCGTGGACGGGGAGTTCGAGCGCGCCAACGGCATCACCGTGACCGGCGCGGGCTCCGTCGTGGAGAACCTGACCGTCCGCGACCACCTCGCCAACGGCGTCCTGTTCACCGGCGTGACCGACGAGTCGGCCCTGCGGGCGGGCCGGGCCGGCGGCTCGGCGTACGACCCGCTGGACACCGTCAGGTTCCCTCCGCTGAAGGGCTTCCGGGCCTCCTACGTCACCGCGTACAACAACGCGCTGTACGGCATCTACGCCTTCGACGCCCGCAGCGGGATCATCGAGCACTCCTACGCCTCCGGACACGCCGACTCCGGGATCTACGTCGGCCAGTGCCGCCCCTGCGACACGGTCGTCCGGCACAACACCGTCGAGCACAACGCGGTGGGCCTGGAGGTCACCAACGCCTCCGAACGGCTGTATCTGCTGGGCAACCGGGCACGCCGCAACCGGGTCGGCCTGACCCTCAACTCCAACGACCTGGAGGCGCTCGGCCCGCAGCACGGCGCGATCGTCGCGGGCAACGCGCTCACCGACAACAACGACGACGCCAGTCCCGAGCAGGCCGACGGCGGCTTCGGCATCGGGGTCGGGGCGGGCGGCGGGCGCGCCAACGTCATCGAGCGCAACCTGATCAGCGGCAACAGGGCGGCCGGGGTGCTGCTGAGCGACGTACAGGGCTATCCGGCGCGTGCCAACACCGTGCGCGCCAACCGGGTCACCGCCAACGGCACCGATCTGGTCCTGGCCACCGGCACCCCGGCCGGCAACTGCTTCACCGGCAACGGGGAGTCGCTCACGAGCCCGGCGCGGCTCCCCCGCGAGACACGCTGCGGGAAGGGGACGCGGGGTGCCGCACCGGCAGAGCCGGACACGGGGTTGGTACGCGATCCGCTGGGCCACCCGTCCCCGGTCCAGGCACCCCCGGGTGTCTCGTTCCAGGACGTCCCGGCGCCGCCCGGCCAACAGCAGATGCCCGCAGCCGCCACGACTCCGGCGCGAGCGGCGGTGGGCCTGCCGGGCAAGGTGAACCCGCAGGAGTTCTCGTTGCCGGGTGCGGACTAA
- a CDS encoding carbohydrate ABC transporter permease, translating into MTTTDTPAPARTGKATPVRRPKRQREGAAWVFLSPWVLGACLLTLLPMAVSLYLSFTDYDLFNSPDWVGLRNYTQMFTEDPRYWRSVGATLMYVVIAVPLQLGLALVVALALKNMKRGRAFYRSAFYAPSLLGASMSVALVWRALFNEGGTVDNLFGTGGWIFKPGWALVTVALLTVWQFGAPMVIFLAGLQQIPGELYEAAEVDGASRWRRFLSITVPMLSPVIFFNLVLQTIQAFQVFTPAFAVSGGKGGPADSTLFYTLYLYDRGFVASHMGYASAMAWVLLIVIGAVTAVLFRTSRSWVFYASDTEGGVR; encoded by the coding sequence GCACCGGGAAGGCCACCCCTGTGCGGCGGCCGAAGCGGCAACGCGAGGGAGCCGCCTGGGTGTTCCTGTCCCCCTGGGTGCTGGGCGCCTGCCTGCTCACCCTGCTCCCCATGGCGGTCTCGCTCTACCTCTCCTTCACCGACTACGACCTGTTCAACTCGCCCGACTGGGTGGGCCTGCGCAACTACACGCAGATGTTCACCGAGGACCCGCGCTACTGGCGCTCGGTCGGCGCGACCCTCATGTACGTCGTCATCGCGGTCCCGCTCCAGCTCGGACTGGCCCTCGTCGTCGCCCTCGCCCTGAAGAACATGAAACGCGGCCGGGCCTTCTACCGCTCCGCGTTCTACGCCCCCTCCCTCCTCGGCGCCTCGATGTCCGTCGCGCTGGTGTGGCGGGCACTGTTCAACGAGGGCGGCACCGTCGACAACCTCTTCGGCACCGGCGGCTGGATCTTCAAGCCCGGCTGGGCGCTCGTCACCGTGGCCCTGCTGACGGTGTGGCAGTTCGGCGCACCGATGGTCATCTTCCTCGCCGGACTCCAGCAGATCCCGGGGGAGTTGTACGAGGCCGCCGAGGTGGACGGCGCGAGCAGATGGCGCCGGTTCCTCTCCATCACCGTGCCGATGCTGTCCCCGGTGATCTTCTTCAACCTGGTCCTCCAGACGATCCAGGCCTTCCAGGTCTTCACCCCCGCCTTCGCGGTGAGCGGCGGCAAGGGCGGCCCCGCCGACTCGACCCTCTTCTACACGCTCTACCTCTACGACCGGGGCTTCGTCGCCTCCCACATGGGCTACGCGTCCGCGATGGCCTGGGTACTGCTGATCGTCATCGGCGCCGTCACCGCCGTGCTCTTCCGGACCTCGCGCTCCTGGGTCTTCTACGCCTCCGACACCGAAGGGGGCGTCCGATGA
- a CDS encoding Dyp-type peroxidase: protein MTAHAAFPTPDGASGPARRDVLTRAAILGTLAATTSACADGSRSLPVAAGPPAFRFRGPRQAGVTTPQQTAALVMAYDLAPAVRGAGGVRALREVFGRWTRALAEVLDGELAPPTPVQATEIKQIGGAGKSRLTATVAIGPRLPRLLCVAAPPALRELPPFPDDRLDPAYGGGDVLLQLCADDPRVATAAADALTRLAGDTLRPRRRQTGFLPPTPAGQTPRNPIGFKDGTENPTPEECERWVWSDDATFLVVRRVHIDVAGFARLGTRRQEEIIGRHRASGAPLGRRHEHDDVDIFAKTPQGRYVIPLGAHVRAASPRLDAGARMLRRGYGYDAGRDDRGLLFLAFMRDPTLFARVQHRMTATDELSRFTEHRGSAVAYVLPGALPGEDLGARLLA from the coding sequence ATGACAGCACATGCCGCTTTTCCCACGCCCGACGGCGCGTCGGGCCCCGCACGCCGGGACGTCCTGACCCGCGCCGCCATCCTCGGCACCCTCGCCGCGACCACTTCCGCGTGCGCCGACGGTTCACGTTCCCTTCCCGTCGCCGCGGGCCCGCCGGCGTTCCGCTTCCGGGGCCCGCGCCAGGCCGGTGTGACGACGCCTCAGCAGACCGCCGCGCTCGTCATGGCGTACGACCTCGCCCCGGCGGTGCGGGGAGCGGGCGGCGTGCGTGCCCTGCGGGAGGTGTTCGGGCGGTGGACGCGGGCGCTGGCGGAGGTCCTGGACGGTGAACTCGCGCCGCCGACTCCCGTACAGGCAACGGAGATCAAGCAGATCGGGGGCGCCGGGAAGTCCCGGCTCACCGCGACCGTGGCGATCGGCCCCCGGCTCCCCCGGCTCCTGTGTGTCGCCGCGCCGCCCGCGCTGCGCGAGCTGCCGCCGTTCCCCGACGACCGGCTCGACCCCGCGTACGGCGGCGGCGATGTGCTGCTCCAGCTCTGCGCCGACGACCCGCGCGTCGCGACGGCGGCCGCGGACGCGCTGACCCGGCTGGCGGGCGACACCCTGCGCCCGCGCCGGCGGCAGACCGGGTTTCTGCCGCCGACCCCGGCCGGGCAGACACCGCGCAACCCGATCGGCTTCAAGGACGGCACGGAGAACCCGACACCCGAGGAGTGCGAGCGCTGGGTGTGGTCCGACGACGCCACGTTCCTCGTCGTACGCCGCGTCCACATCGACGTGGCCGGGTTCGCGCGGCTCGGCACGAGGCGGCAGGAGGAGATCATCGGGCGGCACCGGGCGAGCGGGGCGCCGCTGGGGCGCCGGCACGAGCACGACGACGTGGACATCTTCGCGAAGACCCCGCAGGGCCGGTACGTGATCCCGCTGGGGGCACACGTACGGGCGGCCAGTCCCCGGCTGGACGCCGGCGCGCGGATGCTGCGCCGGGGTTACGGCTACGACGCCGGGCGGGACGACCGGGGCCTGCTGTTTCTCGCCTTCATGCGTGATCCCACGCTGTTCGCGCGCGTCCAGCACCGGATGACGGCGACGGACGAGCTGAGCCGCTTCACCGAGCACCGGGGGTCGGCGGTGGCGTACGTCCTTCCGGGTGCCCTGCCGGGCGAGGATCTGGGGGCACGTCTGCTGGCGTGA
- a CDS encoding carbohydrate ABC transporter permease, with protein MTTAATPNPVARKPVARRRIALHLGCVAALLVMLYPLAWLLATSLKPANEVIASLDLLPSHLEWSNYRTALDGVNDVSVWRLLTNSLLIAGGAVLGNVLSCSLAAYAFARLRFRFRGPLFAFMIATIMLPHHAVLIPQYIIFNQLGMVNTYWPLILPKFLATEAFFVFLIVQFMRGLPRELEEAARIDGCGAFRSFFLVILPLTRPALITTAIFTFIWTWNDFFTQLIYLFSPDKFTLTLALRSFVDASSTSAFGPMFAMSVIALLPIVLFFLAFQRFLVEGMANSGIKG; from the coding sequence ATGACGACCGCCGCGACCCCAAATCCCGTTGCGCGGAAGCCAGTTGCCCGACGCCGGATCGCCCTGCACCTCGGCTGTGTGGCCGCGCTCCTCGTCATGCTCTACCCGTTGGCCTGGCTGCTCGCGACCTCCCTCAAGCCCGCGAACGAGGTCATCGCCAGCCTCGACCTGCTGCCGAGCCATCTGGAGTGGTCCAACTACAGGACAGCGCTCGACGGCGTGAACGACGTCTCCGTCTGGCGCCTGCTCACCAACTCCCTGCTGATCGCGGGCGGCGCGGTCCTCGGCAACGTACTCAGCTGCTCCCTGGCGGCCTACGCGTTCGCGCGTCTGCGCTTCCGCTTCCGGGGCCCGCTCTTCGCGTTCATGATCGCGACGATCATGCTTCCGCACCACGCGGTGCTGATCCCGCAGTACATCATCTTCAACCAGCTCGGCATGGTGAACACCTACTGGCCACTGATCCTGCCCAAGTTCCTCGCCACGGAGGCGTTCTTCGTCTTCCTGATCGTGCAGTTCATGCGCGGACTGCCGAGGGAGCTGGAGGAGGCGGCGCGCATCGACGGCTGCGGCGCGTTCCGCTCCTTCTTCCTGGTGATCCTCCCGCTCACCCGCCCCGCGCTGATCACCACCGCGATCTTCACCTTCATCTGGACCTGGAACGACTTCTTCACCCAGCTGATCTACCTCTTCTCGCCGGACAAGTTCACGCTCACCCTGGCGCTCAGGTCGTTCGTGGACGCGTCCAGCACCTCCGCCTTCGGCCCGATGTTCGCCATGTCGGTGATCGCGCTGCTGCCGATCGTCCTGTTCTTCCTCGCCTTCCAGCGGTTCCTGGTGGAGGGCATGGCCAACTCGGGGATCAAGGGGTGA